From a region of the Kwoniella mangroviensis CBS 8507 chromosome 1 map unlocalized Ctg01, whole genome shotgun sequence genome:
- a CDS encoding 40S ribosomal protein eS7, whose product MSAANKILRTANAPQTPPSEIEQQIAQAFVDLEQNVPELKSELRQLAFSEAREVDVKGGKKAVVIFVPVPMAKAFHKVQQRLTRELEKKLSDKYIVFLSQRRVLPKPARNSSAAKKQKRPRSRTLTAVHEKILEELVWPSEIVGKRTRVAQDGGKLIRVFLDSKDQNNLEYKLDTFSSVYRTLAGKDVHFEFPVQAAE is encoded by the exons ATGTCCGCAGCCAACAAGATCTTGCGAACAGCCAACGCTCCCCAAACTCCTCCTTCGGAGATTGAGCAACAAATCGCTCAAGCTTTCGTTGACCTCGAGCAAAACGTCCCAGAGCTCAAGTCCGAATTGAGACAACTCGCTTTCTCCGAGGCTAGAGAGGTTGATGtcaaaggtggaaagaaggcCGTCGTAATCTTTGTCCCTGTTCCCATGGCTAAGGCTTTCCACAAAGTCCAACAAAG ACTTACCCGAGAGCTCGAGAAGAAACTCTCCGACAAATAcatcgtcttcctctcccAACGACGAGTCCTCCCTAAACCTGCCCGAAACTCCTCCGCCGCCAAGAAACAAAAGAGACCTAGATCTCGAACCCTCACCGCCGTCCACGAGAAGATCCTCGAAGAACTCGTGTGGCCCAGTGAGATCGTTGGTAAGAGAACCAGAGTTGCCCAAGATGGTGGTAAATTAATCCGAGT cttcctcgACTCAAAAGACCAAAACAACCTCGAATACAAACTCGACACCTTCTCCTCAGTCTACCGAACTCTTGCTGGTAAAGATGTCCACTTCGA GTTCCCTGTACAAGCCGCCGAGTAG